In Setaria italica strain Yugu1 chromosome I, Setaria_italica_v2.0, whole genome shotgun sequence, the genomic window CCAACAGATGAGATGTCAAAAGCATCCAACTTCGAAACTAGGGTGGAATTGTGCCtttttttctgaattaaatATTTGGATGTTACCTCTAGTGTCTGGTCTTAAGAGGTAAAAGTCGGAAAATACCCAGTGGTTGAAAATCAGACTTAATCCCAACCTGGACATTGAAAATAAGACTTCGTCCCCTTTTGGGAGGGCTCTTGACCTTTTGTGCTGCCAAAAATATTAGAGTCGGAAACTGGGCCTGTCCATGCGATCGGTTGCCCCGTAAAAACTCATTCGCAGATCACATAAGGCTTCCAGCACAAACAAGTGCATTCTTAGGCAGATCATACACTCCAGAATAAGTGGTGGTTGCAAAGGAAAATGCAAACGCAGCCAACGGTGGATATAGGTGCATGTCAGCTACGAATCACCAGCAACAAAAAAGCAAATGGAAACAAATGCACATTGCACATTCGTCGCAAACTAGGTGGATATAGATGCATCACAGCTACGAATCACCAGCAACAAAAGCAAATGGAAACAAAGGCACATTGCACATTCATCAAAGACCTTGCTGATCCATATCTAAAATTAGATACTCCATATCATTCATGCAAAATCCCCAGAGCACAGCCATGCTTGATAAAGGTTTGAAAAGGGTTCATAGGAAACAGTAGATTTAATTCTGGCTTTAACAACACTCGAACGAATTGCTGATCCAACATGAAACCAAAAACTAAACATGCCATCCACTGAAAGATACTCTAAGCCGTGGACGCCTTCTTGAGCTTGGCAAGCTCTTGCCTGATAGCACCACCCCTCTGTTTACACAAGGAACAAAGTGTTAGAAAGCAATGCAGACAGCACCAACAGAAAACTAAAAACACAGGGAGCTTCCTGACCTTGATCTTCGCCAGCATGACCTTGAACCTGTCGAAGTCATTGAGCGCTGCTCTCCTCTTCTGGACAATCAGCTTCTTGCCCCATGAGCTGTTCTCCCACTTAGTCTTCACATCTGCAAAAGGATACAGGAAATCAATTAAGTGCCCCCTCTCCTCTTCTGTACAATCATCTAGAAGCTGCATAGAGCACACTAATGCTGAAGAGGCCAGCAGCGCAAGCTTTATAATTACCAGCTTCCTCCATCGCCTTGATCAGAGTTGTCTTCTTGGGTACACGTTTGATGTCAATCTTGATGTCGGTAAGTGAGAGCCGCTTGAAGTTCATCTGGCACCTGACCATATCAGGGGCATCCACAAGTGCCTGGTTCACATAACAGATCGAGGCAATGAGAGCTTGAATGTTTAATCAAAGCATGACCAAGTACAATTAGAAAAACAAGGCACTAAAACTTGTAATTTGATAGGTGAAGTTTTCTCTAGCTAAAGCAATATCACCACAAACACAAATTGTTGACAACAAAACATCTGTTGCTTTCCAATTAAGGAATCTAACGGAACAATGGCATTGATTAATTACACCGTCCCCTGGGTTCATTACAGGAAATAAGTTTGCCAAGCAATCCTAGCCTCGTAATATTGTTGCTAAGGTACTAAATCCGCCATCTGGCAAATAGCAAAAACGGTACAGCAAATGGGAACATAGAAAGATCAACAGCTAGATGAAGCTAAGCTACCCCGCAAATTCAAATGAATATTGTTTGGTGCGACAAAACAGTCAGAACGTTTTGCATTTCTCACGAGAAGCAGCACAAATCAACGATTATTACCACAGTTACAAAGCATGCTTCTAAAGCTATAGATCGACATCACAACGGCGAACACAAAGGCAGGGATTAGGAGGGAGCTAGGCCTTTACCCTGTTCTGGTCGACCACGTCGACGATAACGACGAGGCGGCCATAGTCCTTGCCGTAGTTCACCAGGGCCACGCGCCCGATCTCCACGAACCTCTTGAACGGCTGCACGCATAGCACAAGAACACAAAACCCTAGTCAGACCCCGCGCCGTTACAGAATCCTCCCGGAAACAACACCTTTCAGCTCGATCCACGTACCATCCTCGCGGCGGTCGGagaggcgagcggcggctgcagcggcggGAAGCGGCAGCGAGGGAGACGGCGAGGCGGGGCGGAAGTGCAAATAGAAGCTAGGGTTCGGCAGTGGGAGCGGGCTATAAAGCGGCGTGCAGGTTCGGGACCGCCGCTGGATCAGGAGATGGGGCACCCTGGCCGTCCGATCCAGGTCAGAGTGCTCGCAAGGGGTTTGCCGGGCCTTTTGGGCTATGAATACATAAATGGGCCACGAATGTTTTACATGTTGGGCCTCATAGGCCCGTAGCGACTTGTTCGCCTCTCACGGATCGGGTCACAGAGATTCCTCCTGTCCTCCGCAGTAAAAAAATCAGTACGGCGTCGGTGCTGGCCTGGTCTCGCCGCGCATCTTCTTCTGCTCTCCCTGCGTCAGTAAAAGCAGCTGCGGGATATATTCGTTTCCTCCCCGATCGGGCCTCCCTCCTGCAGTCTCCTCGCCGACAGGGAACGCCGGGGTGAAAGAAGGGAGCTTCCATTGCCGGATCCGTGAACGGTTAGTTTGCAATCAGCTCTATGTATGATTTCAGATCATGGCGGAATAGTAGCGCGTACATCTCTTGTGGATTTTATGGAGTTCAGAATCCGGGCAACCTGGATTGGCGGGGTTTTGTGGTGCTTTCTTGGTGGTTCTATGTGTAGTCCGTGAAGATCTGATCCATGGATTTCGTGGTTATAATAATATTCAGTGGGAGATCAGATGTTAGTGTGATCTTGTGCATGTTGGGGCTGAACGTCTGGGTGATTAAGACTTAGTCACTTAGATATGTATGGGATGCTGGCAATTACTTCCTCTCAGTGAGCATATTCTATTTGCTGTTATGATGGGTTGATGTACTTGTTGATTCTTTCAGGTTCAGAGATGGCTGAGACGGTGTTCACTCCCTCTTTGGAAGGGATGAAGCATGTCAAGGCAGAAAACGGAGTCATTCTCACCAAGCCTTTCCTTGAAGTCTGCAAGCAAATCTTGCCTGTCCTGGGTAACTTGCTTTCCTTATGTCTTCCCTTAATTCACTTCTCTTGACTGCTGCATTGTTTGTGGCATGAGGTTTTGAGATTTAATCCAGTAGTCCAGCTGTGTTACTTTAATTAAATCTGTGATTTGGTACCATGCTTAGTTCAGTGGCACGGTGAATGGGTTTGAGTTATTTCTCACACGTGATAGATTGAGACAAACCCTCGTTGATTTAGTAAAGGCCTCCTATCTTATTATGAGCTTTGGAGTCTTGAATCATTCAAGATTTTGTGCACCCATCTGCACGATACTTGTGTTAGTCCTTAAATTGTGCTACTGTGTTGCCTTAAACCATGGAAAAGAATGCCATTGAGTTCTATACTCGTAGTTATGCTTTTCTCTACGTTGAGccttaattttattgcttaCACAATAAATCATCTTTTCATTAATTTTCCCTTTATTCCCGCTGTTGCACACCAGATAAATTTGGAGCTGCTATGGCAATTGTAAAGAGTGACATTGGTGGCAATATCACAGTAAGAAAATCTTTTTGCAAGATTACTATTATACAAATATTAGTCAAAGTTTATCTTCCATTCTTTTTTGCTCGTAAATAGCTGGTAGTGGTGTTGATGTTGTCTTTCAACTACTGATGTTGTGATAATCCATATTTAGTTTAGACAGATCTGGCTCCTGTTTAGTGTGATTGCCTCTTATGTAGCCCTCAAAGTTCTaagttgtttttcctttttaatttcaATTGACCTGATCCTCATCTTTCAGAGACTAGAAAACAAGTATTTCCTCAAAGTTCTAAGTTgcttttcctttttaatttcaATTGACCTGATCCTCATCTTTCAGAGACTAGAAAACAAGTATTCTTCAGACCCATCAAAGTATGAGCACTTGTACACCATGGTTCAGGAAGAAGTTCAAAACAAGACTGCAAAAGGTTCCTCAAGCTGCACAAATGGGCTTCTATGGCTCACGAGGTGCttaaatttcttttattttgtcgGTTTTTTGTTTCAACTTGATCAGCAAGCCAAGTATCTGACTTCCGTTTACACAAATTTTTGCATCTCAGGGCCATGgatttccttgttgagttgttcCGTAACCTGCTTGAGCATCCAGACTGGACTATGAGTCAAGCATGCACTGATTCATACACCAAAACTCTGAAGAAATTTCATGGCTGGCTTGCCAGTTCTAGTTTTACGGTAGAATCTTTCACTCTGATGATCCATGCAATCAATAGAATTCTATCCACATAAGGCAAACTGTAATTTAATGTCCCTTGCTCAAGAAATTATAATCAACATATGGATGGATTGTGGAAATATGAGGCTTAGTTTTCACATGGATTATAATCAATATTCAGGAGAGCAGCATACCTTTATATTTAGATGGATAATAAAAGCCAAAGGTCTtacaaagaagaaaacaaaaggagaaactaaaaaattaaaataggtGTTGTTGGACTTGCCAGCTACAGGACAAACACCTGATAGTCAATTAATTTGAACTTTGCCAATCCAAATGTCTACTAAAATCCCAATCTCTTAATACATT contains:
- the LOC101775315 gene encoding glycolipid transfer protein 1; protein product: MAETVFTPSLEGMKHVKAENGVILTKPFLEVCKQILPVLDKFGAAMAIVKSDIGGNITRLENKYSSDPSKYEHLYTMVQEEVQNKTAKGSSSCTNGLLWLTRAMDFLVELFRNLLEHPDWTMSQACTDSYTKTLKKFHGWLASSSFTVAMKLAPNRDKFMEVISGTGDINADIEKFCTTFSPFLKENHDFLASVGLDDMKAS
- the LOC101774639 gene encoding 60S ribosomal protein L14-1, producing MPFKRFVEIGRVALVNYGKDYGRLVVIVDVVDQNRALVDAPDMVRCQMNFKRLSLTDIKIDIKRVPKKTTLIKAMEEADVKTKWENSSWGKKLIVQKRRAALNDFDRFKVMLAKIKRGGAIRQELAKLKKASTA